Proteins found in one Miscanthus floridulus cultivar M001 chromosome 4, ASM1932011v1, whole genome shotgun sequence genomic segment:
- the LOC136550068 gene encoding endoglucanase 24, with amino-acid sequence MGKYTRGCCGWLIVALIAALVATAAMFAIMKRKPGGRHIKPLPVPGPPGAIDSKYGDALGVALQFFQVQKAGKLENNQIPWRGDSALTDGKEAGLDLSKGMYDAGDHMKFTFPMAFTATVLSWSVLEYGDQMSAAKQLDPALDALKWITDFLIAAHPSDNVLYIQVGDPDLDHNCWERPETMTEKRPLTQINKKSPGSDVAAEAAAAMAAASMVFKSRDTTYSDVLLQHAQKLFTFADTYRGLSSESYPKLQDFYNSTSYVDELLWAASWLYHATGDQTYLSYVTVQNGKTYADWGRPTWFSWDDKNPGTQVLLSRLNFFGSKQISNAENEGLKSYRDTAEAVICGLIPDSPQATASRTGGGLVWISGWNSLQHATNAAFLAVVYSDYMLSTRTAAVQCSGKYYSPTDIRNFAASQANYILGDNPMKLSYLVGYGSSYPQQVHHRGASIPADAKTGCKGFQYLHSPDPNPNVAMGALVGGPFQNDTFVDSRDNAVQTESSTYNSGTLVGLLSGLVTTSSVVQSFT; translated from the exons ATGGGGAAGTACACGCGAGGGTGCTGCGGCTGGCTGATCGTGGCGCTGATTGCGGCGCTGGTGGCCACGGCGGCGATGTTCGCCATCATGAAGCGCAAGCCAGGGGGGCGCCACATCAAGCCGCTCCCGGTGCCGGGGCCGCCGGGGGCCATCGACTCCAAGTACGGCGACGCGCTCGGGGTCGCGCTCCAGTTCTTCCAGGTCCAGAAGG CGGGGAAGCTTGAGAACAACCAGATCCCGTGGCGTGGGGACTCGGCACTTACCGATGGGAAGGAAGCGGGACTGGATCTTTCCAAGGGAATGTATGATGCTGGGGATCATATGAAGTTCACCTTCCCGATGGCATTCACGGCAACGGTGCTCTCGTGGTCGGTGCTGGAGTATGGGGATCAGATGAGCGCCGCAAAGCAACTGGACCCTGCCCTCGATGCGCTGAAGTGGATTACTGATTTCCTTATCGCTGCACATCCTTCTGACAATGTGTTGTATATTCAG GTTGGTGATCCTGATCTGGACCACAATTGCTGGGAAAGGCCGGAAACAATGACCGAGAAAAGACCTCTCACACAGATTAACAAGAAGTCTCCCGGGTCAGATGTTGCTGCTGAGGCAGCAGCAGCCATGGCAGCTGCTTCAATGGTCTTCAAATCCAGAGATACTACATATTCTGATGTGCTTCTTCAACATGCCCAGAAGCTATTTACTTTTGCTGATACTTATAGAGGCCTCTCAAGTGAGAGCTATCCAAAGCTCCAAGACTTCTATAATTCCACCAGTTATGTTGATGAACTTCTATGGGCAGCAAGTTGGCTCTATCATGCCACAGGCGACCAGACATATCTCAGTTATGTAACTGTACAGAATGGGAAAACTTATGCTGATTGGGGAAGGCCAACATGGTTCAGTTGGGATGACAAAAATCCAGGCACACAG GTCCTTTTGTCCAGACTAAATTTCTTTGGCTCCAAACAGATATCTAATGCTGAAAATGAGGGGTTAAAAAGTTATAGAGATACTGCAGAAGCTGTCATTTGTGGTCTGATTCCAGATTCCCCTCAAGCCACTGCTAGCAGAACTGGGG GAGGGTTGGTGTGGATAAGTGGGTGGAATTCTCTCCAGCATGCCACCAATGCTGCATTCCTAGCTGTTGTGTACAGTGACTACATGCTCTCCACACGGACAGcggcagtgcagtgcagtggaaAGTACTACAGCCCTACCGATATACGCAATTTTGCTGCATCACAG GCTAATTATATCTTGGGAGACAACCCAATGAAGCTTAGCTACCTTGTTGGATATGGGAGCAGCTATCCACAGCAAGTACATCACAGAGGAGCGTCCATCCCTGCAGATGCGAAAACAGGCTGCAAAGGATTCCAGTATCTCCATTCACCCGATCCAAACCCAAATGTTGCAATGGGCGCCCTGGTGGGTGGGCCATTCCAGAATGACACTTTTGTCGATTCTCGTGACAATGCTGTACAGACGGAGTCCAGCACCTACAACAGTGGCACCCTAGTCGGTCTGCTCTCCGGTCTCGTCACCACTTCCTCCGTGGTACAGTCATTCACCTAG